In one window of Branchiostoma lanceolatum isolate klBraLanc5 chromosome 15, klBraLanc5.hap2, whole genome shotgun sequence DNA:
- the LOC136421054 gene encoding uncharacterized protein: MMSFNIKVPRSVDDVSLPWLQQVLNSHNPRVNVTDVVITGPMRQAQGSISSLLAVVARGAGGSENEDYDLVVKLTRVHEDVPKKVVTLEEREVSFYSSAVPDLKSVLRVQNLECTKTIDTDNQGCKGLCTVTGSVESLPVPKCYFASSDQSSMMSVRVLENLEFRGFTVKPFPEPLSLEETIVAVRALAQIHGLSHLMEHRAGTPLSDRYHWLRDTAKERATSRHHERYEEGVKAFASAFPDRPDLTARLGRLTAEVLFTGREATTGTPRVLCHGDCWNDNIMFKYDHGLPVSAMLLDWQHACYRRPTYDLACLLMYTTTRKLRQNHTDDILRDQTEIVHVRGPESGFVRRLDLPCGAVADGIVGSSPPPIPPAATVCGGHQGLGVI; encoded by the exons ATGATGTCATTCAACATCAAAGTCCCGCGGTCCGTGGATGACGTCAGTCTCCCATGGTTACAACAGGTCCTTAACAGTCACAACCCCAGGGTCAACGTCACTGATGTCGTCATCACAGGACCGATGCGTCAGGCGCAGGGCTCCATCAGCTCACTACTGGCAGTGGTCGCCAGGGGGGCAGGGGGTTCTGAGAACGAGGACTACGACCTGGTTGTCAAACTTACCAGAGTGCACGAAGACGTTCCAAAGAAAGTTGTGACTCTAGAGGAAAGGGAAGTCTCGTTTTATTCCAGTGCAGTACCTGACTTGAAGTCTGTTCTTCGTGTACAGAACTTGGAGTGTACAAAAACCATAGACACAGACAATCAAGGTTGTAAGGGCCTCTGTACTGTGACGGGGTCTGTAGAGTCCTTGCCCGTACCAAAATGCTACTTCGCATCCAGTGACCAAAGTTCAATGATGTCTGTCAGGGTCCTTGAGAACCTGGAGTTTCGCGGATTCACCGTCAAACCCTTCCCTGAGCCCTTAAGTCTAGAGGAAACAATAGTGGCTGTGCGCGCCCTGGCGCAGATCCATGGCCTATCCCATCTCATGGAGCACAGGGCAGGCACTCCCCTCTCAGATCGTTACCACTGGCTAAGGGACACAGCTAAGGAACGGGCGACTTCTCGGCACCATGAGCGGTACGAGGAAGGCGTGAAGGCGTTTGCCTCGGCGTTTCCCGACCGCCCAGACCTGACGGCGCGCCTGGGGAGGCTGACGGCGGAGGTGCTGTTTACAGGGCGGGAGGCCACGACAGGAACACCGAGGGTCCTGTGTCACGGGGACTGTTGGAATGACAACATCATGTTTAAG TACGACCATGGCCTACCCGTATCAGCGATGTTACTGGACTGGCAGCACGCCTGCTACAGACGGCCGACCTATGACCTGGCCTGCCTGCTGATGTACACAACAACCCGGAAACTGCGTCAGAACCACACAGACGACATATT AAGAGACCAGACTGAGATCGTGCACGTTAGAGGACCTGAGAGCGGATTTGTGCGCCGACTTGATCTGCCCTGTGGCGCGGTGGCTGATGGGATCGTGGGCTCGTCCCCTCCACCAATACCCCCAGCTGCTACAGTGTGTGGAGGACATCAGGGACTGGGGGTGATATAA
- the LOC136420446 gene encoding protein slit-like: MSMWHTYWLVVFAALSVSCTWCASSCPPNCTCEEYVVDLNVVCNGNDSKTIPDDLPLDTTYLTLTGFKLPVLDLRVFGGLKNLRGLRLVSDEIAQIEGTLEMFTYLHEVDLSKNKLTIVSPRTFGNTAKSLGLVDLDGNPFHCDAHCGGLLSDSEQCDCSINMFDCICNIEWLKEQVKQRPSVWVGVRCQVPKDADIQNVEIHDYWCKTKWRYLLPIILACVLFTIGLIATLVYKCKKRSRYVHLVSLYRHTELVTEEQLNKLAGKLGKEWESLAIHLGMTKAEVDRFIADNNRNTRVQIFNMLVVWKNEMGEQGTVGTLVEQLKSFQLDPEIYGFLEESSNSD; the protein is encoded by the coding sequence ATGTCGATGTGGCACACGTACTGGCTCGTCGTGTTTGCGGCGTTGTCGGTGTCGTGCACGTGGTGTGCTTCTAGCTGCCCTCCAAACTGCACTTGTGAAGAATATGTGGTGGACTTGAATGTCGTCTGCAACGGAAATGACTCGAAAACCATCCCCGATGATCTGCCGCTGGATACAACCTACCTCACACTCACCGGGTTCAAGCTACCTGTCCTGGACCTGCGTGTGTTTGGTGGTCTCAAGAATCTGAGAGGACTTCGACTTGTGTCTGACGAAATCGCCCAGATAGAAGGAACACTAGAGATGTTCACGTATCTACATGAGGTAGATCTGAGCAAGAACAAACTGACAATCGTTTCTCCTCGAACGTTCGGTAACACCGCGAAAAGCCTCGGGTTGGTGGATTTAGACGGGAACCCTTTCCACTGCGATGCGCATTGTGGTGGCCTTCTGTCAGACAGTGAACAGTGTGACTGCTCTAtcaacatgtttgactgtatctgtaaTATCGAGTGGCTGAAAGAACAAGTGAAACAACGTCCGAGTGTCTGGGTAGGAGTTCGCTGTCAAGTTCCGAAAGACGCGGATATACAAAATGTCGAAATCCACGACTACTGgtgcaaaacaaaatggcgttaCCTCTTGCCCATCATTTTAGCTTGTGTTCTCTTTACAATCGGACTTATAGCAACCCTTGTATATAAGTGTAAGAAAAGAAGCAGGTACGTCCATCTGGTAAGTCTGTATAGACACACAGAACTAGTCACCGAGGAACAGTTGAACAAATTGGCTGGAAAGCTTGGAAAAGAATGGGAAAGTTTAGCAATTCACCTTGGTATGACCAAGGCGGAAGTAGACAGGTTCATCGCAGATAACAACAGAAACACGAGGGTACagatctttaacatgcttgtcGTTTGGAAGAACGAAATGGGCGAACAAGGAACTGTTGGAACATTAGTCGAACAGCTGAAAAGTTTTCAACTTGATCCAGAAATATATGGATTTCTGGAAGAGTCATCTAATAGCGACTAA